AGGTTTTTGCACAGTTGCTCTGCCTAAAGTCATTTCTCGCTACTGGTTTAATGACGGTTATATTGCATTCTacgtttgtttgtttcaaaGGCAGCTGATTCACTATTTTGGGACCCTAAACTCTCTTATTATGATGATCATGGCTCTAGATCGGTACTTGGCGATCTGTTACCCACTAAGATACCCTGTTTTAATGACTAACCGCACTATGAGACTTCTAATAGGGTTTTCCTGGGTTACTGCAATGATTGCCCCAACCATCAACACAATGCAAACAGTGACACTGCCGTTCTGTGGGCCAAATATGATCGCTCAATGCTTCTGTGACTCTCAGTCTATGAACCAGCTCGCCTGTGCTGATGTCAGCCTCCAGAATCGCATTTCCTACGGTGTAGCAATGTTTGTGCTTCTCGTGCCATTCTCTTTCATCATCTTTTCCTATGCAAGTATCCTGGTGTCTGTGCTTCGAATAGCAAATGCACAGGGTCGTATGAAAGCCTTTTCTACCTGTGCCACACAGCTGACTATCATTATCATCTATTATGTGCCACGTTTCGTGGTTTACTCCGGTTCTAACATCCCGAACATTCAGATGAACAGCAGTCAGAAGATCGCCCTGGTCATGTTCTACAGTCTGCTTCCACCACTAGTGAACCCCTTTATTTACTGCATCAGGTTTAAAGAAATCAGACAGTTCTTTTTCAAATGGTGTGTCCAGAGAAACAGAATGAGTCTAAAGGTAAATAGGTTAACTATTTCTAAATGAGATTATCTGCCTATCCCTGTTCTGATGTATCTTATTACATGAAACTAgcatattattgttatattgttatgtatttacaatatttgtTAATATAATTGTCATTTTCTATTTCTAAAttgtattataataaatgtgGAAGGTAATTTATCACTCACAACTCAATAGACAAGCTCTTCTCTCTTTCACCAACACAATAAACCACAGTAGGCCTTAGGGTATTAGCCCTCaatgataattaaaaaaaaaaaaaaaaaaagaactgctCAGAagattgaacaaagaaacatatatatgtacatatatatggAAATTTGCATATCCTGCTGTCCATGCTAAACTCCatgtaaaactatttttttataattatgttttttttttttttacctcgtTAATTAAAAGACTGCATTAaatatttgtgatttttacaATCATGGaaagtatattatttataatgtagtataaattaataaaaaagtgACCACCATCGATTCATAACaaagctttaaaatgaaagCTCTTCCCTACGTGATTAAACAATATTGTTCTTATTTTAGTGAGATTGCTATTAATAATCTGTTTTTAGGTA
This genomic stretch from Megalobrama amblycephala isolate DHTTF-2021 linkage group LG2, ASM1881202v1, whole genome shotgun sequence harbors:
- the LOC125262921 gene encoding olfactory receptor 1500-like, whose product is MSQANESAASVVTEFFIVGFPGLLPKYYSLMAVLLFCIYIAVITGNSLIVVLFVIERSLHKPMYIILLSLSFSDIGFCTVALPKVISRYWFNDGYIAFYVCLFQRQLIHYFGTLNSLIMMIMALDRYLAICYPLRYPVLMTNRTMRLLIGFSWVTAMIAPTINTMQTVTLPFCGPNMIAQCFCDSQSMNQLACADVSLQNRISYGVAMFVLLVPFSFIIFSYASILVSVLRIANAQGRMKAFSTCATQLTIIIIYYVPRFVVYSGSNIPNIQMNSSQKIALVMFYSLLPPLVNPFIYCIRFKEIRQFFFKWCVQRNRMSLKVNRLTISK